ATCGTATAGCTTCTCGGCCGCCGCTGAATGCAGTGGCGTTGAAATAAGTGCCATAATTTATCCCTTGTGATTAACAGAGTTTGGTGTTCTTCGAGAGTCGTTGAGCGTTATCCTGCGTAACAACAGGGTAATCAATGCCGTAACCAGCAGGAGAAAACTGCTGATTAAGAACCACCGGGTGATTGACTCTTGATAGACAACCAGGTGAGGCTTTTGCATAAACCAACCGCCAATTTTGAGCAGGGTCATGGACCATATTATTGAGCTGGTAACGCTAATTAATACCGTGCGAGTAAAACTCAATTGGGTCGCGCCCATTAACAGCGGGGTTATTACCCGCATGTACGGCATAAAGAGGGAGACGAAAAGAAGGAGAGATCCATATTTATCCAGGAACATTTTTACTCTAGATAGGGAATTCGCTGGCAGGGGCTTTGGGGCCCGGCTTATAAGCTTGCTGTTAAGCAGCCAATATCCTTGAAGATAAGCGAATAAGGTACCTAGAGAGCTGGCAGTTGTTAAAAGGGCCACCGCACTGTAAAAGTCAACCGCTCCTGTGCTAACCAGACCACCAACGAAGAGTCCCAAGCCTACTCCTGGGAGCGGTAAAAGCACAAAACTGGACTCTATAAATAACACCATTCCAAGTAGTAATAACAAGATGTTTATTGGGTTGACTACCTGCAGAGAATCAAAATCTTGTAGCCAGATAGCTGTGATTATTTGTTGCATAATAGAGTCCTGAGCTCGCGCTGGTGAACGAGGTCGCTCAATCAAACATCAAGATGAGATAAGCGAAGAAGAGGATGAGGTGAGTTGCGCCGTTGAGTGAGTTAGTTCTTCCGCTGCTGAAACTGACACTGGTCATCAATAGGGTGGCTACCAGCAGAACCATCTCAGCCGGCTCCAACCCTAGACGTATCGGCTCATTGATTATGGTTGAAATCAATAGTACTGCCGGGACGGTCAGGGCAATGCTTGCCAACACCGAGCCAAAGAATAGGTTCATGGCACGTTGGAGGTGGTTGCTAACTGCGGCCTTAATTGCCCCTACAGCTTCTGGAGCCAAGATGATCAAGGCAACGACCAAGCCGCCCAGTGCAGCTGGCGCACCAAGCTCGGTTATTCCGTCATTAATCGGAATGGCTAAGCTTTTAGCCAGCAAAATAACGACAACCAGGTAGCCTACCAGCATGATGGTATGGTAGGTACCGCTTTGCGGTGGGTACTGGCTATCACGATTATCATTGCGATCGGCATCGATGAAAAAGTGGGTATGGCTTCGCGTTTGAATAAATAGGAATAATGCGTATAAGGCAATTGAGGCAAGAACCAGAGTCCAGGTTAGAATTGCCGACATGTTGCCAAATGCGTCCATGCTGGTGAAATTTGGCAGGACCAAGCTCAGCATTGCCAGTGGAATTATCGCTACCAGGTAAGCTTTTAACCCCTCGAGATTGTATGTTTGGGTATGGTACTTCATCCCACCAATCAGAAGCGTAATACCGACAAAGCCATTTAGAACGGCCATGACAACAGCAAACATGGTATCTCTAGCCAGTACCGGGTTTGATTCGCCAGTAAGCATGACCGAGGAGATCATAATCACTTCAAGCAAGATGACTGACAAGGTTAGTATCAGGGTGCCAAAGGGGTCCCCGAGCTTAATTGCAAGCACATCTGAGTGGCGGACAACGGCAAAGATCGTTGTCATGGCCACATAAAATAAAATACCTGTTGTGAGCATATATGGCGCTGGGGATAACCCATTACTTAGCAGCTCATCACCGATGAGCTGGAAAAAAATAATGGCAAGAATACCAACAGGCATGGTGTATTCCTGCTTGAGAAGCTTGAACATATTGAGACGTTTGAATTATTCCTAATGGCTCGTTATGGTCCTTTAACGAGGATTTGGTCACTGAAATTCTACCTGTTCCTTTGTGGTAGTACTGATGGCAGTGAGCAACTGCTTTTAATTAAAATTGGTAATTGAGGCCCACAGTCATTAGAAAATTATTGTTTTTATAAAAGTCGATATTCGAGCTTGTTACCGTGCTGCCAGCGAGTGAGGTAACGCTCCAGTTGTCCCAGCCTGGAATGTCTTTGTACTCGTAAGCCAAAAACAAACGCATCACATCATCATTACGCAGTGTGTCAAAAAGAGGGTTTACTGCATCAAATTGACGGTAAGCATAACTTCCCGTTAGCGCTAAAGAGTAAGCGGACGAATGAAGGAAGTAAGTCATCTCAACCTTATACTTGTTGTATGAAGCGGCTTTACCCTCTGCGTTATGATCGGTGTAGCTGAACGCTGTGATTAATCCTGAACGCTGATCGAGCATGGAAAGGTGCTGGCCTTTTAGATAGAAAGTTGCACTGTCACGGAATAAGGTGCTTTCCGTAATTTGCTCATCATCAATTGTTGCAGTGGCGTATGCCATATCAAGCGATACGCCGGTATTAAGCAGGTTCGATAACTTCAAACGGAATGCATTGCCGTCGATATCCGTAGTTTGCCTTTCTTCACTGGTTAAGTACGGGTTAGCCCATACCTCGTCTGGCAGTACGGTTGGAAGGTAAGCAATATCTAGCTGTGTGCCGTTGGTGAAGTTATATTGATAGCCAAGCTCGAATGCCAGGGTGCCGACGGCGAGGTCATCGCGAGATGTACCAAGATAAACAGCATGAGTATGGTTGCTATCTAAGGCATAACGAATATTCCCCAGTGGTGCTGCGAAATAGTTATTGGTATGAGATACCCGATCATCTAGGCTGCTTAGCGTTTTATCGCCGTTTGGATTCAAGTTTGAGTTTGAGGTCGCATAACCCGTATTGATTGAGATGTCGCCGTTGATGCGTGAGTTGTCAAGCGCGTAGGCAGATGTCGTAAAGCCAGCAAACAATGCAATGACAAAGATATTTCGGTTTCTCATTTAAATTCCGCTCAGTATATTTACCCAACTGACTTGGAGTCACGTGGGTATAAAGGGCTTCTTTCCTGAATCAGTCGTCCTTTTGATGTCGGTAGAATAGGTTTATGTATGTGCCAAAACCATGGGTTAGAGAAATTCATATTTGTCGCTAGGTTATTTTATGTTAATAGTGGTGGACGTTTTGCGAGAAGCATAAATTGGCTGTGATGGTTAAATAGGCGGTATGGGATGCGAGATAATATTGAAACGGAAAGGTTGATATTAAGACCGTTTCGGATTGGAGACTACAAGCGAGTAGCCGCCCTCGCAGGAAATAAACTGATTGCTGAAATGACCGCCAATATTCCTCATCCTTACGAGTTAGAAATGGCCGTTAGCTGGATTCAGTCTCATGAAACACAATTTATTGAAAAAAAAGGATTGTTTATGCAATCACGGAAAAGGGCAATGACGATATCATTGGCGCTGTCAGTTTTCCTAATTTTGAAGATAGCGTAGGGCCGTTAGGGTACTGGTTAGATGTCGAAGTCTGTGATTATGAAATTGGGCCTGAGCTATATTGAAAATAGGACCATTCATATACAGGGCCGGGAACGAGAAGTCTGTTTTTACGAATCACTATTATGTCAAGAGAACCGGTAGCAACGGGAATTACCCTAAGCCGTCATAGCGGGTAATTGCGACACGGGAAAAGGAGTTTCCATATGGTAGGTGAAGTCTGGGTATATTATGTGCTGGCCGTGTTGGTGCTTACTGCCTCACCAGGACCGAGTTCGTTATTATGCATGACGAGAGGAGTCACAAGTGGCTGGATGGTCGGTGCTTATACCGCGCTAGGCAGCCTTACGGCGATAACTTTAATATTGACCCTGTCGTTTACTGGGTTAGGTGTGATTATCGCGTCTTCAGAAGTTATCTTTAGTCTCATCAAATGGGTAGGCGCGGGCTACTTAGTTTATCTCGGTATAAAGGCGCTAGTATCCAAGCAAGACAGTTACTCAGAGCTGGAGGCGGGCACCGTCTCAAGTTGCAGATTCCCTCATCACTTTGCTAGTGGCTTTATTGTCGGTGCCAGTAATCCCAAAGCGATTTTATTCTTTACCGCTCTTTTTCCTCAGTTCATCAATCCATCAGAAGATCTGTTTTTGCAATATGCCGTCTTTGCTTCGACATTTGTTGTTTTGGAGTTTTCTTGGCTTCTGTTCTATGCCTATTTGGGGGCGAAATCATCTAGTTGGATATTTGCCTCTGGTAGGGCTAGGTTATTTAACCGGTTAACTGGCGGTGTCTTTATCGGGGCCGGTGCCTGGCTATCGACGGCAAGCCGTGCCTAGAAGTTGTAATGTGGCAGATGTGGGGTGAAAGGGCGCAGTTTGCGCCCTCTATAAAAAACAAGCAAACTTAAGATTAAGCGCTGTATATGTTACTTGGTTTTCTGAGAATTATGCCTTTTCCAGTTTAATGATTAATACTCTTCCACTTTCAGTGTTACGTATCCGCGGTTGTTACCGTAGAATCCCCATGCGTCATTTGGGTAGCAATATAGGTAGCCTGACTTTTTCACAGTGATAGTGGTACCTTCCCCTATCGAAAACTCTCTGAGTGGGCTATGTGTACCATCGGTATTTGGGTTACCACCATTGGCAATTGCTCCCATCAAACAGAAGTAGGGGGCATCTTCATTTCGTTTGGTTAACATGAAGTTTGCATCAGGTTTGTCCAGTAACCTTTTGTAGGCTTTTTCTAGTACGCCTAATGCTTCGCTGGCTAGATGGGCCAGTTCGCCAAAGTAAAACTTCCCGTCATTGGTTCCGGCTGGACCGCAAGAGATATTTTTATCCACCCACTGTCCCCGGGCAGTAAAGCGATAGGATTTGCCCTCCTCAAGGTAGATGCCTGTCCATGACCACGGATGTTTGGCGTAGATATCCAGTGTTACCGGGCTGCCGGGCGAAATCGGGCGGGTGGTGCGGTAAGATCCCTGCTTGCGCGGAGGGTTTTCACGCCTTGATAGTGCTGATTCATGGAAGCTGGCTGCTTGTTGATCAAAACACGGAATGTTTCTAGGCGCTGTGACCAGGACCTTCATCATGCCGACATGGGAATTGTGTAGTTCATCGGCGGGATTAGGTATCACTTGCGCGATCATATTGCTGTGCCATTGCAGATCGGTTGCGACTTTTTGCAGCTCATCGATCATCCATATCAGAGCGATATTAGATAGCCCGTCTTCTTTATACCCACCACCAATATCGCTGTGTACGCCAGGGAACCATAGCTGGCTCATGGAAGGGTGAGGATCAGCTACATCATCTTTCCATAACGTTGGGGTGAAGCTACCACGTTGCTCATCGATCGCAACAGCATGGCGGGCGTGTGCAACATTGTGGCTGAGTTTGACATCATGGAATTGATATTTTTTGGGGTTATCAAAAAGATTTGCAATTGCTTTGTCGTCCGGGATCCCCAGTGCGCCAACGGTATCCCAAACGCCCAGGAAGAAGACCTTATCTGAGTGGGGCAGAAATTCAATGTCGTGATGAGCTCTTAAAAAAATCGCGGACTCTTTGTTTCTGTATCCCTCCTTGTATATGGTTTTAATGATTTCATCCCAATCGGACTCGCTGTGGCGGTGCAGGGCTACGATGCCGAGCTGGCAGATTATCCCCGCAAGACTTCGAGCGGTATATGCACCTCGGCTAAACCCGGTTAATACGATTTTATCTCCGGGCTTATATTTGTCAGCAATCCATTGGTAACAGTCACGAATGTCTTCGGAAATACCAAAACCGAAGATTCCGCCGGTAATTTTATCGAGGCCGCCATCGGTGCCCACACCTGCTTGGTAGCGCGTATATTGGGTATCGGGTATCTCCGGGATAAAGTCGAAAAATTGCTTTACGTTAGTTGGAGACAACACGTCACCGTCCCTGTTGTCTGGATCGTTCCAGGTTCCATCACAGCAGACAATTAAATAAGCCATCACACCCTCCTTGTATAGGTTGTTGAGTGTACAAAAAGCTTAGTGGTCAGGATGTGCAACCTGTGTGATATTGCTCCAAGATATTTCCAGCAAGGATTGATAAAAATCAAAAGGCAGCAAAGTAGAGGGTGATGTTAAAGCTGAGAGCAAAAAAGAGGGATTTACCGATAAGTAAGATTGGTGCGGAGGGAGGGACTTGAACCCTCACGTCCTTGCGGACACTAGCACCTGAAGCTAGCGCGTCTACCAATTCCGCCACCACCGCATGTCATCTTACTTCACAGTGTCAAATTGATTTGGAGCGAACAACGGGAATCGAACCCGTGTCATCAGCTTGGGAAGCTGAGGTAATACCATTATACGATGCTCGCCTAGCATTTTACATAGTTACTATAAAAGTCTAGTCAACTAAGTCACTGATTACAAAGCAACGATAAGCCCGCGCAGCTTTTCTCGCAATGCTAAATGAACATTTTTGCTGGCTTTGTCACATTTTAAGTCAGGATGCAGGATTAATTGCTTGTTTAATAAGCAAATATTACGTTCTTCACCGTCTGATTTGTACGGCCTAACTTGTCGGGATTCCTCTCGGTATATACTTATAGCCAAGTTACCTCAAGGTCTAGGATTCAGAGGGCTGACACCCTCCCGAAGGTCTCTGTATCTTGAACTTGCTTGGGGATAATCATAATGATCTCTTGGAGCTTGTGTATGACGTATCGTTTTTTAACTCGTTCGCGAGTGGGGGTAGTGTTGTTGTTTGGCAGTGTCCTATTTGTTGGCTGCAATGATTCTTCCGAGTCGGTTGTGGGGGCTGATGAGGATGAGCATGGTTGTAAGAGCTCTGCAGGATATGTCTGGTGTGCAAAAACCGCTCAGTGCGAAAGACCGTGGGAATTGGCTGAACGCGAAGGGATAGACAGCACAGAAGAGGCCTTTGAAGCTTATTGCGATACTGATGATAAAAACTAGTACTTTACCCTGCTATATAGTTTACATCCTTTAGAAACGCCCAAAAGAATGGGCGTTTTATGTGCAGGGTGCTGACCAGAAAGGCCCGGTACATAGCTCTATACTACATAAATTATGTCTTTCAGGTTTTTATAGTCTAATTATTTATACAGCTGTGCAGAAAATTGAACACAGCCATCATGGTATGGCTTTTTAGTAAAATGACGGATTGTATTTGCACAGGGATAGTTTGATATTGCTCGGTATTTCAGAAAAGAATAATTACAATTGGTAATGTTTTGTGATTTTATTGACAGGATTGTAAATTGTTCTCGACAAAATTGTGCGTGGCACAGGGAGATATTAATGAGTCATTCAGATACTGATCTGACAAATTACAAGCGCAGACAATTTTTGAAAACCACCACCGGGCTTGCCGTTGCAGGGGTTGGCAGTACGCTTTTTAGCGGACAGGCAAGCGCTACTGAAGAAACCACTGACTGGTCTTCGTTTCACTCTGGTGGTAACGAGGCTGATTTTTGGCGGGAAGTGAGGCGTCAGTTCATCCTTGACGATAACTCGACCTACATGAATATAGGGACAACGGGGTCGATGCCTAAGCCGGTGCTGCAGGCCTATGATAAGAATAACAGGACTGTGGCTAAACACCCCTGGGATATGGACGGTAAGTTTGGTGGTTGGCCGTATGTTTCAGAAATGGTGGAAAGTATCGCCGCAGGTTTCGGTGCTGATCCGCACGAGATAATCTTAAGTCGTAACACCACAGACGGCATGTGCTCGATTATCAACGGCCTTCATTTTGAGCCGGGTGATGTGATTCTGACAACCCATCATGAACACGTTGCAGCCACGTCTCCGTTGAATGTTGTCAAGCAGCGTTATGGCGTAGAGGTGGTTGAGGTTGAGTTGCCGGCATACACAGGCACTGAAACCGTTTCAGATCAGGATTATGTTAGGGCGTTCAGAAAAGCACTTAATGCGTACAGCAATGTAAGGCTGATTGTTTTCTCTCACATCACTTACAAGACCGGTACACGCCTTCCGGCCAAGAAAATTTGCAAGCTGGCGAAAAAATATGCGGTGCCGACGCTGGTGGATGGTGCACATACCATTGGGATGCTGGATCTCGACTTCCATGATATTGATTGTGACTTTTATGCGGGCTCAGGCCATAAGTGGCAGTGTGGTCCCGGAGCAACGGGAATTTTGTATGTGAGGGATAATGCGACAAGGCTGGATGAATATTGGCCAAACCGTGACAATCCACTTTGGTATGTTAATTCCTCGCTTTCCCATGCCGGCTACCTCGGTACTCAATTGCAGATGCAGTATATCGGTAATGATAATTATCCGGCCAAACAAGCGTTGGCGGACAGCTGCAAAATGTGGGACGAAATTGGTCGTCGTCGTATTGAGTCTCGCGTGTTGTACTTAAGTAAGATATGCAAAAGCCAACTCTCCGATGCTTTACCCCAGGCTCTCATTTTCTCTCCGGATGTCGAAGGGCTAGACAGTGGCTTAACGACTTTTAATCCGTTTCCGTTAGATGTGAATAACGGTGATCGCTTGACTTTGTTCAGGGACAGGCTGCGCGAAGAGTATGGTTACATTATCAGGACGACCAACTTCAAGCTGTATCTAGATGATGATGAGGCGACCCAGGCGTTGCGGATTTCGACCCACTTATTCCATGACGAGAAAGACGTAAAGGGGCTGGTCAAGGCGATTAAGCACTTATACAAAGATATGATTCAGGCTTAAGCTCAAACGCCCAGTTCGCTGGGCGTTTTTTTGTACTTCACGGGTGAAAGGATGGGGTTTCATGACAAAGGCGAAGCACTATTTACGCTGCTTGCTTGTAGCAACAGCTACAACGATGGGAGCGATGCTGAGCTCATTGGCTTTGGCCGGTGATCTGGCTGAAATCAAAGAGCGGGGCGTAATACGACACATTGGCGTTCCGTATGCAAACTTCGTTTCTTATATTAAAACGGATGATTTTGAATCACTTAGCGGCTTAGATGTCGAGATCGTAAAAGGGTTTGCTGACTTCCTTGGGGTCAAATATGAGTATGTGCCCGCACAATGGAATGATGTGGTCGGAAAGTTGACCGGCCAAGATGCCCTTTATTTGAATAACAGGATAGAGCTTGGCGAAAAGGGATCCATTCAAGGCGATATTATTGCTAACGGGGCGACAGTATTAGACTGGCGCGAAGAGTTGGTGGATTTTTCTGTTGATTACTTTCCTTCAGCGGTTTGGCTGGTGGCTAGGGCGGATTCGTCATTAACGCCCATCAAGCCAACTGGCGATATAAACAAAGATATTAATATCGTTAAGGACTTGATTGACGATAAAGATGTGCTGGCGATGGAACATTCTTGTTTAGACCCGAATTTATATAATTTATACGAGACAGGGGCAAATATCATTCTTCCTGAACCTGGTCGAAAGTTAAATGAAATGGTTCCGGCCATTTTAAATAATGATGCCGAAACGACACTATTGGATGTCGCTGATACTTTAATTGCGCTTGAAAAGTGGCCTGGGGATATCAAAGTTATTGGACCAATATCACAAGATCAAAGAATGGCTGCAGCATTTAGGAAAAATAGTCCTGAATTACGCCATGCATTTAATGAATATTTAACTAAGATTAGAAATGATGGTACTTATCATAAACTTATAGAAAGGCACTATCCATCGGTGTTTTATTATTATGGCGACTACTTTAGAAAAAGCAATGAAGCTGATTTATGAATAAACGGATACAAAAACTGTCAAGTAGTAATCTGATCATTATCGCTGCAGTCTTGCTAGCGGCATATTTGATGTTGATTTTGGCGGTTACCAACCTCGGTCAAACAAGACTCAATGAGTCTCAGCACCGTGAATTGACGCTCAAAGTACAAAGCTATGCCAGCATGCTTGAGTATTTTTTCAGCGTTACCAGCGAGGAAGTGTCTGATTTAACGACAGACCGAGCCATGACGACCTTCTTTGCTAACTTGGCGTCGGGAATGTCGATGGAGTATGGGCTTGGCGCAAGTTTGATGAAACTTGATTATGAATTAAATAAATTGGTCAAAACCAAGTTGGTCAATAAGATACCAGTATATGAGCGCTTTATATTGGCTGGCTACGATGGGGACGTGATTGTCGATACGGCTGAAAATATTCAATTGCAGGTTGATGTTGACAGGCTGCAAAACTCAGCAGAAGGAACGCATGTAATACATAGTCGCAAGGAACAAAATAACCCCCGCATTGAAATATACCAACCTGTGTACTATTCAGGCAGGCCTGTTGCCTACCTGATTGCCGATATTAATATTTTAGTTATTATTGAGCAACTTACTGCGCAAGAATATGAAGGAAGCCAAAGCCGTATGCTTCTTTCTTCTGCGTCTGATGATATTTTGGTGTGGAACTCAATTAGCGAAGAAAATATTGAGCAGTCGAATATTATTTTTTTCGAGTTACCTATCGAAAACACGCCTTACCAACTAAAAGGGTGGTTTTCCCCGGTCAATGATAAAGATATTTTTACGTCTGGATGGTTTGTTGCAGGCATTTCTTTCCTTGCTGTACCTGTTATCGTGGGGTTGTTTTACACGTTTAATATAAATAACGCGAATGTGATTTTAAGAACAAAGTTTGAAGAATCTCATAAACAGCAGCGGGTGCTTGCTGTGAAGAACGAGAGATTAGTAGAAGAAATTGACCTGAGAAAGGCGTCCGAACAGAAATTAGCTTACCAAGCGACTCATGATGCTCTCACGGGGCTTCCCAACCGCAAGTATGGCAATGAGCAATTAGAGCGGATTGTTGCGGATGCAATCGAGAATGACAGCAAGGTGCTCGTCATGTTCATTGACCTCGATAATTTCAAACAAATCAATGATACATTGGGGCACTTGGCCGGTGACTCTATTTTGATAGAGAGCAGCCAGCGTCTGCTGTCGGCGATTGAAGATTCAAGTGTCTTGGCCCGTTTGGGAGGAGATGAGTTCCTACTGATTATTCCTAATCTTAGCGACGAGAACTATGCTCAAGCATTATCATCGATAATTCTGTCGTTGTTTGATCATCCTTTCACCTGGAAGAATCAAGAGTTCTTCATCACCGCCAGTATCGGCATGTCAATTTACCCGCAAGACGGTACCAATACCCACCAATTGCTGGCCGCTGCCGATACGGCAATGTATTGGGTGAAGCAGGATGGCCGTAATGCCTATCGGTTTTACGAAACCAGTATGATGACAGATGCCCTACGGACGTTGGATCTGGACGGACGGCTTCGCCAGGCTATCAATAATGACGATATCGTCATGTATTATCAGCCCATCTTTGATTTGGCAACGAATCGGATCGTTGGGGCGGAAGCCCTCATGCGCTGGCATGACGACAAACTTGGCTTTATCTCACCGGAAGAATTCATTCCATTGGCAGAAAAGAATGGTCTGATCCACCGGCTGGGTGAGATTGCGATCTCCCAGGCTTGTCAACAAGCGGCTCGCTGGCAGAGTATTATGCCAATGAAGATCTCGATTAACTTTTCTAGCGTACAGTTCAGGTACTGCGACAAGCTGTTTTCTCAACTCAAACAAGGGCTAATAGCCTCGGGATTGCCTGCCAATCGATTGGATATTGAAGTGACGGAGAGTCTGCTGTTCAGCCATACCCAAGAGGTTGTCACCTTGCTTAATGCATTACGGGACGAAGGGGTCGAGCTAACGATTGATGACTTTGGTACAGGGTACTCTGCATTAAGCTACTTGCAAAAGTTTCCATTCGACAAGCTCAAGATAGATCGATCTTTTTTGATCGACATTGATCAGAACGAGCCGAACCGCGAACTGGTAAGTGCCATCATTGCAATGGCCAAAGCGTTAAATATTCAAGTGGTTGCGGAAGGGGTTGAAACAAAGTGGCATACCGACTTTTTAATTCAGAACGGGTGTGACTACGGTCAGGGCTATTACTACAGCAAGCCTTTGCCTGCAGACGTATTCGAACGTCTTCTTTATAAGTCTAGGGTTCCGCAGTCAGTGGCCTGAGGCGGGCGCCAAACTGTCGGTTCTAATCACAATCAACGCAGGTCAACTGAGGTTATAACTGCGTTGATTGTTGTTGGATAGGCCGTTATAGCGCTTCTAGAGGGAAGTGCTCACAAGGGGCGACAATCTCGTTCTGAGCGGCAATCGTCTGCAGTTCCCATTCCCCGCGTTGCGAGGTTTCTTTTAGCACGGCATAGCAGGCGTCATTGCAATGGCTGAATGCCGCCTCAGCATTACCTTTTGCCAGGTATTGGCCAGTAAATAGGGCGGAAATAAGATCGCCGACACCAACAGGTTGCTTGTCAAACTCAAGGTGAGGACGTTGGGCAAGCCAGCAGCCTTCCTGGGTGGCTAGCATCATCGAGAAACTCTCACTTGAAATGCTATGCAGGTGTTTGACCAAAACCATCTTAGGGCCTTTTTCAAGTGCTACTTGGCAAGCTTTAATCGCGTCTTCAAGAGAGTTTATCTCCATTTCCGTAAATTGGCTCAGTTCGAACTGGTTAGGCACGATAATGTCAGCCATAGGCATCAAGGTATTGATCAGGTGCTCGGCAATCCCCGGGGCCACGATACAGCCTTTGTCTGGTGCACCCATGACAGGGTCACAAACATACAGTGCTTTAGGGTTGGCCGCTTTAACTTTTTTGACGGTATCAACGATGGCAAGGCACTGTTCTGCACTGCCTTGATAGCCACTGAGCACAGCCTCGCAGTTTTCTAGCTGTCCAATGGCAGCCATGCCAGATACTAGGCTGGTGATATCTTCTGCAGCAAATGCTCGTCCAGTCCAGCCTTCTTTATACTGGGTGTGGTTTGAAAATTGGACGGTATGAATTGGCCAAACTTCAAATCCCATACGTTGAAGGGGAAATACGGCGGAGCTGTTTCCTGCGTGCCCATAAACGACATGTGACTGAACAGAAAGAATACCTTTCATTATTTTTATCCTGTTGGGGTATGTGTACGATGCCGATGATAATGTGACAGACCACGTATCACAATGAATTAATAAGCCGTTGTTATACTCCCTTTGCCGATAAAGCTACAGTGGGAAGTAAGGATTGTGCTTGTCAGTAACGCGATGTCATGTCAGATTGGTTATTATCCATTCTATTGGACAGCTAGTGGATAGCATTGGGAGAAGGTTGCATGGATGTTCAGGAGATATATACAACCACGGAGGTTGAACAGGGGCTCATCGAATTATTAATTGAGTGTGTAAATGATGGTGCCTCAATCGGATTTCTACCCCCATTAAAAAAAGTGGAAGCTATTTCTTATTGGCATAGTGTCGAAGAGGAGATAGCAAAAGGCGAGCGACGCCTATTTATTGCCAAACAGGGCGAGAAAGTTGTTGGTGTGGTCCAACTGGCACTGTGTCAGAAAGCTAATGGCAGCCATCGAGCAGAAATAGAAAAGTTGATGGTTTTACCTCAGCAAAGAGGCAACGGGGTAGGAAGGGCCCTGATGGACTGTGTGGAAAAGATGGCGGTTAAACTTGGCCGAAGTCTATTGGTATTAGATACACGCAAGGGCGATGTCGCCGCGAAGTTGTATACCGCGCTGGGCTTCCAACTCGCTGGCGAAATACCAGCCTTTGCGATGAG
This Photobacterium gaetbulicola Gung47 DNA region includes the following protein-coding sequences:
- a CDS encoding putative pyridoxine kinase (COG2240) codes for the protein MKGILSVQSHVVYGHAGNSSAVFPLQRMGFEVWPIHTVQFSNHTQYKEGWTGRAFAAEDITSLVSGMAAIGQLENCEAVLSGYQGSAEQCLAIVDTVKKVKAANPKALYVCDPVMGAPDKGCIVAPGIAEHLINTLMPMADIIVPNQFELSQFTEMEINSLEDAIKACQVALEKGPKMVLVKHLHSISSESFSMMLATQEGCWLAQRPHLEFDKQPVGVGDLISALFTGQYLAKGNAEAAFSHCNDACYAVLKETSQRGEWELQTIAAQNEIVAPCEHFPLEAL